One genomic window of Pseudomonadales bacterium includes the following:
- the thrH gene encoding bifunctional phosphoserine phosphatase/homoserine phosphotransferase ThrH produces MEIACLDLEGVLVPEIWIAFAEKTGIEALKRTTRDEPDYDVLMKYRLDILEQNNLGLNEIQEVISTLEPLPGARDFIDWLRERFQVVILSDTFYEFAQPLMRQLGFPTLLCHKLEVDETGKVTDYKLRQANPKRQAIVGFKSMYYRTIAAGDSYNDTTMLAEADRGILFHAPQNVIDEFPQFPAVQNFDDLKKEFLKASNRDLSL; encoded by the coding sequence GTGGAAATCGCTTGCCTGGATCTTGAAGGGGTGTTGGTTCCAGAAATCTGGATCGCCTTTGCCGAAAAAACCGGTATCGAGGCACTGAAAAGAACGACTCGCGATGAACCTGATTACGATGTTCTTATGAAGTATCGGCTCGATATATTGGAACAAAACAATCTCGGCTTGAATGAAATTCAAGAAGTAATTTCCACATTGGAACCGTTACCAGGTGCCCGCGACTTTATCGACTGGCTGAGAGAGCGTTTTCAGGTTGTTATTTTGTCGGATACTTTCTACGAATTTGCACAACCTTTAATGCGGCAATTGGGTTTCCCAACCTTGTTATGCCACAAGCTGGAAGTTGATGAGACAGGCAAGGTTACCGACTACAAACTGCGCCAGGCAAACCCGAAGCGCCAGGCAATCGTTGGCTTTAAAAGTATGTATTACCGCACTATTGCGGCGGGTGATTCTTATAATGACACGACTATGCTGGCAGAAGCTGACCGAGGCATTCTTTTCCATGCGCCACAAAACGTCATTGACGAATTCCCCCAGTTTCCAGCCGTACAGAATTTTGATGACCTCAAAAAAGAATTCCTCAAAGCCAGCAACAGAGATTTATCACTCTAA
- the pabB gene encoding aminodeoxychorismate synthase component I: MQNNAFEVVDFPYTTDAEPLFERVRSLENPVWLDSGKPRSLQGRFDIISAAPLKVLETCGSITSIIEDNATSVSHEDPFTLSEALWQELEAAPDEFNNQPFTGGIIGFWGYDLGRRIENIPDKNPSVCSIPDMRMGQYVWALVLNHSAQKAWLFFHPACPPSLKKSVSQCLNSTAPEPDHNFELCSPFRESSSKQQHAEAVTKIQHYIHAGDCYQVNLATHFSATFKGDSWQAYKQLRRALPSPYSAYIEWNDKAVLSLSPERFLKSSMNQVETKPIKGTVKRGTTLEIDNQNAIELMNCKKNRAENLMIVDLLRNDLGKSCDPGSIRVPKLFALESFANVHHLVSTVTAKLSDGETPLSLLRGCFPGGSITGAPKKRAMEIIDELENCRRNLYCGSIGYVSTTGRMDTNIAIRTMLADGHTLNCWGGGGIVADSSPDDEYQELLAKIHVLMKAL, encoded by the coding sequence ATGCAGAATAACGCCTTTGAAGTTGTCGATTTCCCTTATACCACCGATGCAGAACCGCTTTTTGAACGTGTTCGCTCGCTCGAGAACCCTGTCTGGCTGGACAGCGGAAAACCGCGCAGTTTGCAAGGCCGTTTTGATATTATTTCTGCCGCACCGCTTAAAGTCCTGGAAACTTGCGGCAGCATAACTTCCATCATTGAGGACAACGCTACCTCCGTTAGCCACGAAGACCCCTTTACCCTCTCGGAAGCCCTTTGGCAGGAGCTTGAAGCAGCACCGGATGAATTCAATAACCAGCCCTTTACTGGAGGCATCATCGGTTTCTGGGGTTATGATCTGGGCCGACGGATTGAAAATATTCCCGATAAAAACCCAAGCGTTTGCTCTATCCCCGATATGCGAATGGGCCAATATGTCTGGGCCTTGGTGCTGAATCATTCCGCACAGAAAGCCTGGCTGTTCTTTCACCCGGCCTGCCCGCCATCACTAAAAAAATCGGTCTCTCAATGTCTCAATAGCACCGCACCCGAACCAGACCATAACTTCGAACTTTGTTCCCCTTTCAGAGAATCTTCATCGAAACAGCAACATGCTGAAGCCGTCACCAAAATACAGCATTACATCCATGCGGGCGATTGTTATCAGGTCAATCTGGCCACTCACTTCTCTGCCACATTCAAAGGAGACAGTTGGCAAGCCTATAAACAGTTGCGCCGTGCCCTGCCGTCACCTTATAGCGCCTATATCGAGTGGAATGACAAGGCCGTACTTAGCCTTTCACCGGAACGCTTTTTGAAATCCTCTATGAATCAGGTGGAAACAAAACCCATTAAAGGCACCGTGAAACGTGGCACCACACTCGAAATAGATAATCAGAACGCCATTGAATTGATGAACTGCAAAAAAAACCGGGCTGAGAATCTGATGATTGTCGATCTGCTGAGAAACGATTTGGGGAAAAGTTGTGATCCCGGTTCTATTCGCGTACCAAAGTTATTTGCGCTGGAAAGTTTTGCCAACGTTCACCATCTGGTTAGCACCGTGACCGCGAAACTGAGCGATGGCGAGACGCCACTGTCATTGCTGAGGGGCTGCTTCCCTGGCGGTTCTATTACCGGAGCCCCAAAGAAACGGGCCATGGAAATTATCGATGAACTGGAAAATTGCCGAAGAAACCTCTATTGCGGCAGTATTGGTTATGTCAGCACCACTGGACGCATGGACACCAATATCGCTATTCGAACCATGTTGGCTGATGGTCATACTCTCAACTGTTGGGGGGGGGGCGGCATAGTGGCAGACTCCAGCCCCGATGATGAATATCAGGAGCTGCTAGCCAAGATTCACGTGTTGATGAAGGCGCTCTAG